GGGGACGCCCAAAGTGGAATCGCCGTTGAAGGTCTGGGGGTCCATGAAGTCGTCGTCCACCCGGCGGTAGATGACGTCCACCCGTTCATAACCCCGGGTGGTGCGAAGCTTCACGTAACCGCCCGAGACCACCAGGTCGCGGCCCTCCACCAGTTCGGCGCCCATCTGTTGGGCCAGGAAGGCGTGCTCGAAATAGGCCGAGTTGTAGGGCCCGGGAGTGAGCACCACGATCCGGGGTTTGGAAACCCCGCTGGGGGAAACATGGCCGAGGGTCTCCAGCAGGCGCAGGGGATAATCCTCCACGGGCTTGACCGCCATGTTCTGGAAGACCTGGGGCAGGGTGCGCTTGAGGACGTTGCGGTTCTCCAGTACATAGGACACGCCCGAGGGGCAGCGCAGGTTGTCCTCCAGCACGTAATAGCCGCCGTCCTTATCGCGCACCAGGTCGGTGCCGGTGATGTGGATCCAGATGCCCTTGGAGGGGTTGAGCCCCTGGCACTGGGTCTTGAGGCCGTGGGAGGAAAGGATCACCTCGGTGGGGATGGTCTTGTCCTTGACGATCTTGCGGTCGTGATAGATGTCGTCGATGAAGAGGTTCAAGGCGGTGATGCGCTGGATGAGGCCCTTCTCGATGGCCTTCCAATCGGGGTTGGGCACGATGCGGGGGATGATGTCGAAGGGAAATATTTTTTCGGTGCCGTCGTTGTTGCCGTAAACGGTGAAGGTGATGCCCATCTGGAGCAGTTCGGTCTCGGCGGCCTTCTGCCGTCGGACCAGGTCGCCCGGCGCCATGGCCTTGATGCGGTCGATCAGCGGCGCGGCGCTCTTGCGGGGCCGTCCGGAATTCTCGAAAAGTTCGTCATAGAAGGTCTCGGTCTGGTAGTTCTCGAATTGCATGGGGCACCTCGGATCGGCGATCGGTCATGTTGAGGTATAAGAAAAGCAATTAAGGGGCCAATTCGGGACCAGGAAACCGAAGGAAATCGCGGGAAAGACAAGCTTGGGAAGGACAATTTTGTTGGACCAGGCAAAAATGTGAAGTTAGCGAGGTAGGCGGCTTTTGCCGGGATATTATGTCTTTTCTTTTAAGGCGAGGCTAAAACCTGTTCAGCCACCGATGAACGAGATGTACACGGATGGTTAAGTCTTCCGGACTATCCCATTCATCGCCTTCATCGGTGGCCAATCCATTCTTTCGGCGGTGATTTAGTGGGCAAGATCGCAATGATGTTCCTGAAGGGGATCGGACTGGGGCTTGGCATCGGCCTGTGCCTGGCGGGCGGGGTCGCCCTTTTGTTCCGGGGTCTTTATCCCGCGACTTCAGCCAAACCGTTGATCTATATCTTCGTGGTGGGGGTCCTGAACGGCGCTTTCGGGGGTTGGGTCTTCTCGCTCCAGATGGTCCTGGAGAGCCTCCTGGGTTCGCTCTTCCTCAAGGCGGCGGAGTTAGTGCCCCTGCCGGCCCGGGTGGTGGGGCGGGAATGGGCGCAAAAGATGGAGACCTTTTTTCGGGAGGTCGTCCGGCCCTTCCCGGGGTTCTTCCGCAAGTTCATCGAGTTCTTTCTGGTGGCCCGCTTCGAGAATATCGACCGCATCAACCGCGCCCTGGACAAGGCGGAGCGCAAAGGACATTCCCAAGGGGCCACCCATCAGTGGGCCCTGATGGTCATCCTGCATTACCTGCTGGAACCGCTCTGGGTCTTTTTCTACGCGGTCTATGCGATACTATTGCTCCTGAGCTGTGCCCTTTGGACCTTTCCGTTCTTTCGGTGAAGTGAGTCCCTGATCATCCTTCGGAAGGTATCCGTTGACCGAATCCAATTACCAAAAATGGAGATCCCTTCAATCCCATTGGGATGACGACGACTTCCTCAAGTCCCTGACCGCCCTCATGAGGCTCCGCTACCGGCGCTTGGACGAGAAGGTCGAGGCCATCCTGGACAAGAATTTCCATGAGTCCGGGGCCATGACCGGCCGTCCGCTTTTGGTGGACCTGGGAGCCGGGCGGGGTGAATTCGCCGCATTCCTCCAAGCTCGTGGGCGTGCCAGGGTCTGGAATTACCTGGGGGTGGAACCCTCCGGGGAGCAGTTGAAACAAAGGGATATCGAGACTTTCGGGATAGGCTTCATCCGGGGCATGGCCGAACAGGTGCCCCTGCCCGATATGACCGCCCAGGGTGTGCTGGTGAAGGAAGCCATCGATCATTGTTACGACCCGGCCAGGGTCTTTGCCGAGGCGAGGCGGCTTTTGAAGCCCGGCGGGGTCCTGGTGGTGACGGTGACCAACGACAAGTCCTACTTCAAAAGGCTCCTGCCTTTCGTGAACAAGGCCCACAAGGCCAAGCAGACCGACCATCTTTTCTTCTTCGGTCCCGCCGAACTGAGGGAGTTGGGCCGGAAGGCGGGGTTCGAAAGCGTGACCGTCGAGACCATCCATTTCCTTAAATTGCCCCGGTTTTTGGAGAGGCTATTGGGTCTTTTGGGCGAGCCATTCGGCCGTGCAGTCCTGGATATTACGGATATAATCGGGAACGGTCTTTTGCCCGGCATGGGCGGGGGGATCGTCCTGACCGCTAAGACGAGGCAGTTTTGAGTTTTTAATTCTTAATTTTTAATGGACGAAATTAAGCATTAAAAATTCAAAATTAAGAATTAGAAGAATCCAAAACCTCAAAGGAAAGTGAAATTATGATCTCGAGCGAGCTACTCAATATCTTGATCTGCCCGGCCTGCGGTTCGGCGGTACGGGAGAAGGACAATGCGATCGAATGCACGGCCTGCCACAACCGCTACCCTGTCGAGAACGGCATTCCCGTGATGCTCGTTGACCATGCCGAAAAGACAAGAAAGAAATAGTCCACCGCCAAGACGCCAAGACGCCAAGAAAGGCTATTGAGGTCATGGCAAAACCCCCCGGCAAGAGAACCGTCTCCCAACGACCTCTCTACATCGGGATCGACGCCCGGTTGGCCTACAAGCGGGGCGTCGGCACCTATACGGCCAATCTGATCCTGGGCCTCTCCCGCGTCGACAAGGTCAATCGTTACGCGCTTTTCAACGCGCCCAAGGCCCTCCGGGACCGGCTTTCCAACCCCCGATTCCGTGGGGTCGAAGTGCCCATTTCGAATCCCGCTTATTACGAACAGGTCCTTTTGCCCAGGGCGGCCGAACGGATGGGGCTCGACCTGCTCCATTACACGGACAATTCGGGTACGACCTTTGGCGATCTCCCCTATGTGCTGACCCTGCATGACACCTTCCACTTGAGGCCCTTGCGGGAAGTGCGGCCCCACGCGGGACCCTGGTACCGCCTGGTCTATCTCTATAAACGTTGGGCCAATCCCCGCTCGGCGGAAAAGGCCCGGGCCATCCTGACGGTCTCCGAGTACTCCAAGAAATGCATCGTCGAACAGATGGGCGTCGCTCCAGGAAAGATCACCGTGACCCTGGAAGGCGTGGACCGGAGCCTTTTCCCCCGGCGGCCCCGCAAGCCCTCGAAGCTCTTCAAGATCCTGGTGCATGGCGCGGCGGATGAGCGAAAGAACATCCCGAACATCCTCAAATGCGCCAAGTGGTTGAAGGACGAGGGGTTTTCCTTCCAGATGGTCATCGTGGGGATGGACCAGGCCGAACTGCGGTCCACGAACTACCTGGAGGAGGCCATCCAGTTGGGTGTGGGCGACCGGCTGGAATGGGCGGGCCAGGTCCCATCCTGGGTCTTGGCCGCCACCTACGCCGAAGTGGACCTGTTCCTTTTCCCCTCCTTGCTGGAAGGTTTCGGCTTGCCGGTGTTAGAGGCTTTTTCGAGCGGGGTTCCGGTGGTGACCTCCAATGGTTCGGCCCTGCCCGAGGTGGCGGGGGACGCGGCGCTGACCGTGGACCCGAGGGACCCGGTGGCCATGGCCAAAGCGGTGGAGAGGGCCATGAAGAGCCCGGCTCTTCGAAGGTCGCTCATCCGGAAGGGCCTCAAGCGGGCCGCGTTGTTCAATTGGGACCGCACCGCCCGGGAGACCCTGAAGGTCTATGAGAAGGTGAAAGGTTCCGCCCTTTGAACTTCGCGATCCTTCCCGACAGTCATACGAACTTTTCTTTGTCCTTCCAGTTCCTCTGGGTCTTGCCCTTCGTTGGGTCGCTCCTTTTGTTCCTGGAATGGGCGCTGGCGAAGAAGCTCCTGCCGAAGAAGGTCGGACCCTTCTGGAAGCCGATCCTCCTGACCCATTTGCCCTGGCTTGGGTTGCTGGCGGCGCCTTGGGTGTTGTCCTTGCACTTGCCCGCCCCGCACGACTTCCCGGAAAGGAAACTGGAGGTCCTTTTCGGCGTCCTTTGGCTCACCCACCTGTTCCTTTTCGCGCGGTTGCTGTTGGCGGGTTCCTATAAGACCGGCCCCAAGGATTCCACCTTGTTCGGATCCGTCGGCCTGTTCCTTTTCCTGGGCGCGACCTTATGGACGGCCTCCGTTTGCGACCTGAGCGGCGACGAACCTCATTACCTTTTGATGGCCTATAGCCTGGCCCATGACGGGGACCTGGACCTGGCGAACAACTACGCCAACCACGACTACGAAAAGTTCTATCACCGGGGAGTTTTGGAGCCCCAAGGGTTGGAGCATGTGATCGAGGGACGGCGTTATAGTCATCATCCTTTGGGGCCGGCCTTGCTGGTCCTGCCGGGTTTCGTCCTGGCGGGACGATTGGGGGCGGCCCTGACCATGGCCCTTCTAGCGGCCCTGGCCCTTTTTCTTTCCCTCCGGGTCCTGGAGGAATCGGGGGCCAAGGGTTGGCCGGTCCACGCGACGGGCATCATCGGTCTTTTCTCGAGCCCGCTCCTTTTGTTCTCGGGACTGGTGTTCCCGGAGATCCCCACGGCGGTCTTGGTAGCCTTGGGAATGCTCCTTTTCCTCAAAAAACGTTGGAACTGGCTGGGTTTGACGCTGGGCCTGATGCTTTGGATGCACAACCGTAACGCGCTGATCCTGATCCCATTTGGGTTGGTGACGCTCTGGGAGATCTTGAAAGAAAAGGATTCACCGCGAAGACGCGAAGACGCGAAGAAAAACAAAATCCCTAAAACCAAATTTCGGGACATTTTGAATCTGGCGGTGGGATTCGCCATACCCGTGGCTTTGTTGTCCCTCTACTTCCGCGTCCTCTACGGGGTTTGGACGCCCTTGGGCGCGCATAACGAACCCTTCACTTCGCTCTTCCGGTTGGACCACTTCTGGAACGGTTTTTTCGGGCTTTTGCTCGACCAAGAGTGCGGGCTCTGGTTCCACTTCCCGGCCTTCGGTTTGGCGGTGACGGGTGGCGCCTTGCTGTGGATGGGGAAAAAGCCCTTGGGGCGTTTGGTGGTGGCGACGAGCCTCTTCTTCTACCTTTTCATGTCCTTCTACGAAAATCTGGGGCTGACCCCCGCCGCCCGTTACTGGGTGGGACTCACCCCCATGCTCCTGGTGATGATCCATCCGGCGGTGGAGGACCTGAAGAACGATGGATGGGGAAAGCGGCTGGCGTTGCTTTCGGTGGCCGTTGGGGTCCTGGTGGATTGGCTTTTGGCCGCCGTGCCCTGGATGCGGTATAACAAGCTGGAAGGCGAGAACATGATCCTCAAGATCGCCGGGGGCTTCCTCCATCTTCCCTTGGCCTCCTGGGAACCGGCCTTCCAAGCCCCGGTGGTGGCTTGGCAAAGCTACGTCGTCGGCGCTTTTTGGGTGCTCGTGTCGGTCGGGTTCACGGCCTGGGTCGCGAAAAGGAAGACCCATTGAACATCCTTGTCCTGACCCCCCTCGTCCCCTATCCGCCCCACGATGGGGACAAGCTCCGCCTTTACCATTTCCTCCGCTACCTCAAAAGCCGCGGCCACAAGATCGATCTCTTCTGCCTGACCCGGGTCGAGGAGGACTTGGCCCACCTCGGGAAGTTGGAACCGCTCTGCCGCCAGGCCACGGCCCTGCCCATCCATGACCTGGACTTCTTCTTCAACCTCTTGGGCGGGGCCTTGATCGGCCAGTCCCTGAACGTGTCGGCCTATTTCTCCCCGGACCTGCGGGAGATCCTCAAGGGCTACTGGGAGACCCCGGACGGCCGGTCCATCAATGTGGTCCTGGCCCATCGCCTTCGCATGGCGCCCGCGGCTTTCGAGGGGAACCCCGGCGTTCCCGTCGTGATGGAACTGACCGACAGCCTGGCGGGCTATTCCGGCCAACTACGGAACATCCCGAATGCCCGGTTCTCCCGGCGGATGGCGGCCAAGTGGGACCATTGGTTCCTCCAGAGGGAGGAGGTCGAATGGTCCGACAAGGCGGCCCGGACGGTCGTCATCAGCAGGACCGACGCGCAGGTCCTCCTGGAGAACGGCGTGCCCGCCGGCAAGGTCGTCGTCATTCCCAATGGGGTGGATCCCCAAAAGCCGGCGGGATCGAAGAAGGACCGGATCTATCCCTCGGATAAGGCCGTCAGCTTCGTCGGGAACATGGGCTACGCCCCCAACGAGGATGGAGCCCTTTGGTTCCTGAAGAGGGTCTGGCCCAAGGTCAAACGAGAGGTCCCGGATGCGGTCTTCGCCGCGGTGGGGGGGAGCCCCCGGAGGAGATTGGCCCGATATCACAATGGCCGGGACCTTTTGGTCACCGGATGGGTGCCTTTCGTGGAACCTTATGTGTCCCAGGCGTGTCTGACCCTGGCGCCCTTACGGGTCGCCTCGGGGATGCAGAACAAGGTCGCTTTATCGCTCGCGATGGGGGTTCCGGTCGTGGCCACGCCCCAAGCGGTGGGCTGGCTACCGGCCAAGGACCGCAGCGGGGTTATAGTAGGTGGGACCGAAGGGGAACTGGCCGCCCAGGTGGTCAAGGTCCTCAGATCCCCCCGCCGTTACCAGACCGAAGCGAAAAAGGGCAGGCGCTTCATCCTCAAGAATTACCGATGGAAGGCTTCGGGCGCCCTTTTGGAAAAAGTGCTGAAAGAGGCCGCGAGGAAAGGTGGCAAGGCATGAGAACGATCAAGAATAGGAACTGGATGGTGTTGAGTTTTTTCGTCCTGGCGGTGAGCGGGGCTTGGGCCCAGGACATTTCCAAACAACGCACGGTGCGGGTGCAGGGAGAAGGGAAGATCACGGCGGTGCCCGACCAGGCGGAGATCGTCTTCGGGGTGGTCGAGGACAGCGCCCAACTCAAGGACGCGTCGGCCAAGGCCCGCAAGAAGATGCAGGCCATCTTCGCCGCCATCAAGTCCTTCGGCATTTCCGAGAAGGACTTCCAGACCATCGATTACAACATCCAGCCCAAGTACAAATACGACAAGAACGGCAACCAGGCCCAACGGGTGGGTTATACCGTGACCAACCGCATCAAGGTCCTGGTCAAGGACCTGGACCAGGTGGGGCAGGTGCTGGAGGCGGTGACCGAGAAAGAGGTGGGCCAGGTCGAAGGGCCCAGCTTCGGTTTTTCGGACCCTTCCAAATTGGGACTGGAGGCCCTCAAGGCCGCCATGGCGGACGCCCATACCAAGGCCCAGACCCTCGCCCGCTCGGCCGACGCCGAACTGGACAAGGTCTTTTCCATCAACCAAGTCTCGTCCTATATCCCCACTCCGCGCCCCATGATGGCCATGCGGGCGAACGTCGCGATGGAGTCGAACGCGCCCCCCATCGCCCAAGGACAAAGCGAAGTGAACGCCCAGGTGGAAGTGGTCTATCTGCTGAAATAAAATTTTGAATGTTGAGTTCTTGATTTTGAATGATGGTCCATTTCCACGAAGTGGAAATTCCTCGAATTCATAATTCAACGTTAAGAATTGAAAATTGGGGTGTTCTGCATGTGCGGCATCGCCGGTTTCAACCAATTCAAGCCGGGCCTGCCGCTGAAGATGCGGCACCTGGAAGCCATGACCGAGGCCCTCAAACACCGGGGCCCGGACGATCACGGCTATTACCAGAAGGGTCCGGTGGGCCTGGGCATGACCCGCCTTTCCATCGTGGACGTAGAGGGTGGCGCCCAGCCCATGTCCAACCACCGCAACAACATCTGGGTCGTCTGCAACGGCGAGATCTACAACCATAAGGAATTGCGGGAGCCCCTTCTCGAGAAGGGACACCATTTCTCCAGCCATTCGGACGTGGAGGTCCTCGTCCACGCTTACGCCGAATACGGCGAGAAGTTCGTGGAGAAACTGCGGGGCATGTTCGCCTTCGCCTTGTGGGACGAGACCTACCAAAAGCTCGTCCTGGGCCGGGACCACCTGGGGGTCAAACCCCTCTATTACACGGTGGCCGACGGCAACCTGGTCTTCGCCTCCGAGATCAAGTCGCTCCTGACGCTCGACACGGTGCCGAGGACCGTCGATTCGAAACAGATCCTCACCCTCATGACCCTGCAATATGTGCCGACCCCCGACACCCTTTTCAAAGGCATCCGTAAGCTCCCGGCGGGCCACACGCTGGTCTGCCAGGGCGGGCGTATGGCGGTGAAGCCCTTTTGGACCCTGCCGAAGGTCACCACCCACAGCAAGGAAAAGGTCAGCGCCTCGGAGGAGAAGAGCCTGGTCGAGGAACTGCGCATCCGGTTCTCCGAGAGCGTCAAGGAACAGCTGATGGCGGACGTGCCCCTGGGGGCCTTCCTTTCGGGCGGGGTGGACTCCTCCTACGTGGTGGCGACCATGGTCCAGTTGGGCCAGAAACCCATCCGTACCTACGCGGTGGGTTTCGAGAACCAACGTGATTTCAACGAATTGCGTTTCGCCCAGAGGGTGGCCAACCACTTCAAGACCCAGCACCGGGAGATCATGGTCAACGCCCAGATGCTGAACGACCTCATTCCCAAGTTGATGAAATACCAGGACGATCCGGTCATCGATCCGGCCATCCTGCCCACTTT
The genomic region above belongs to bacterium and contains:
- a CDS encoding circularly permuted type 2 ATP-grasp protein: MQFENYQTETFYDELFENSGRPRKSAAPLIDRIKAMAPGDLVRRQKAAETELLQMGITFTVYGNNDGTEKIFPFDIIPRIVPNPDWKAIEKGLIQRITALNLFIDDIYHDRKIVKDKTIPTEVILSSHGLKTQCQGLNPSKGIWIHITGTDLVRDKDGGYYVLEDNLRCPSGVSYVLENRNVLKRTLPQVFQNMAVKPVEDYPLRLLETLGHVSPSGVSKPRIVVLTPGPYNSAYFEHAFLAQQMGAELVEGRDLVVSGGYVKLRTTRGYERVDVIYRRVDDDFMDPQTFNGDSTLGVPGLFEVYKAGKVALANAIGTGIADDKGIYPYVPDMIRYYLKEDPVLPNVTTFVCWEEDQRKHVLQNLEKFVVKAVGQAGGYGMLVGPHSTKAEREKFAGLIQANPRNYIAQPTLSLSRVPVIVEDHFEGRHVDLRPYVLYGKNVYVLPGGLTRVALKKGSLVVNSSQGGGSKDTWVLEDPAKMPTGYGVEGPAV
- a CDS encoding class I SAM-dependent methyltransferase, which codes for MTESNYQKWRSLQSHWDDDDFLKSLTALMRLRYRRLDEKVEAILDKNFHESGAMTGRPLLVDLGAGRGEFAAFLQARGRARVWNYLGVEPSGEQLKQRDIETFGIGFIRGMAEQVPLPDMTAQGVLVKEAIDHCYDPARVFAEARRLLKPGGVLVVTVTNDKSYFKRLLPFVNKAHKAKQTDHLFFFGPAELRELGRKAGFESVTVETIHFLKLPRFLERLLGLLGEPFGRAVLDITDIIGNGLLPGMGGGIVLTAKTRQF
- a CDS encoding Trm112 family protein; the encoded protein is MISSELLNILICPACGSAVREKDNAIECTACHNRYPVENGIPVMLVDHAEKTRKK
- a CDS encoding glycosyltransferase family 1 protein, which translates into the protein MAKPPGKRTVSQRPLYIGIDARLAYKRGVGTYTANLILGLSRVDKVNRYALFNAPKALRDRLSNPRFRGVEVPISNPAYYEQVLLPRAAERMGLDLLHYTDNSGTTFGDLPYVLTLHDTFHLRPLREVRPHAGPWYRLVYLYKRWANPRSAEKARAILTVSEYSKKCIVEQMGVAPGKITVTLEGVDRSLFPRRPRKPSKLFKILVHGAADERKNIPNILKCAKWLKDEGFSFQMVIVGMDQAELRSTNYLEEAIQLGVGDRLEWAGQVPSWVLAATYAEVDLFLFPSLLEGFGLPVLEAFSSGVPVVTSNGSALPEVAGDAALTVDPRDPVAMAKAVERAMKSPALRRSLIRKGLKRAALFNWDRTARETLKVYEKVKGSAL
- a CDS encoding glycosyltransferase gives rise to the protein MNILVLTPLVPYPPHDGDKLRLYHFLRYLKSRGHKIDLFCLTRVEEDLAHLGKLEPLCRQATALPIHDLDFFFNLLGGALIGQSLNVSAYFSPDLREILKGYWETPDGRSINVVLAHRLRMAPAAFEGNPGVPVVMELTDSLAGYSGQLRNIPNARFSRRMAAKWDHWFLQREEVEWSDKAARTVVISRTDAQVLLENGVPAGKVVVIPNGVDPQKPAGSKKDRIYPSDKAVSFVGNMGYAPNEDGALWFLKRVWPKVKREVPDAVFAAVGGSPRRRLARYHNGRDLLVTGWVPFVEPYVSQACLTLAPLRVASGMQNKVALSLAMGVPVVATPQAVGWLPAKDRSGVIVGGTEGELAAQVVKVLRSPRRYQTEAKKGRRFILKNYRWKASGALLEKVLKEAARKGGKA
- a CDS encoding SIMPL domain-containing protein (The SIMPL domain is named for its presence in mouse protein SIMPL (signalling molecule that associates with mouse pelle-like kinase). Bacterial member BP26, from Brucella, was shown to assemble into a channel-like structure, while YggE from E. coli has been associated with resistance to oxidative stress.), which produces MRTIKNRNWMVLSFFVLAVSGAWAQDISKQRTVRVQGEGKITAVPDQAEIVFGVVEDSAQLKDASAKARKKMQAIFAAIKSFGISEKDFQTIDYNIQPKYKYDKNGNQAQRVGYTVTNRIKVLVKDLDQVGQVLEAVTEKEVGQVEGPSFGFSDPSKLGLEALKAAMADAHTKAQTLARSADAELDKVFSINQVSSYIPTPRPMMAMRANVAMESNAPPIAQGQSEVNAQVEVVYLLK
- the asnB gene encoding asparagine synthase (glutamine-hydrolyzing), coding for MKIGVFCMCGIAGFNQFKPGLPLKMRHLEAMTEALKHRGPDDHGYYQKGPVGLGMTRLSIVDVEGGAQPMSNHRNNIWVVCNGEIYNHKELREPLLEKGHHFSSHSDVEVLVHAYAEYGEKFVEKLRGMFAFALWDETYQKLVLGRDHLGVKPLYYTVADGNLVFASEIKSLLTLDTVPRTVDSKQILTLMTLQYVPTPDTLFKGIRKLPAGHTLVCQGGRMAVKPFWTLPKVTTHSKEKVSASEEKSLVEELRIRFSESVKEQLMADVPLGAFLSGGVDSSYVVATMVQLGQKPIRTYAVGFENQRDFNELRFAQRVANHFKTQHREIMVNAQMLNDLIPKLMKYQDDPVIDPAILPTFVVSLFARQEVKGVLTGEGADELFGGYRRYSYDQLSGKVSLAPGWLKALVPFVTGRMKDPYKQAWQALNKEDLVKRHIAWSRLCLEETLQGLAGDKLLYEMEHSKVEESLERIFEGAEPYGFDNLNLMLYMDLKTWLPDDLLTKVDRMSMAASLEARVPYLDHRLVEFAFSLPSSLKLKGSTGKYILKKAAAKNLPKEIINRRKMGFGVPLGPWFRKELRPLLVDILHSEKFQKRGYFNIARTEELLQEHLSGKKDHHLLLYGLLTVELWHRRFIDE